The Palaemon carinicauda isolate YSFRI2023 unplaced genomic scaffold, ASM3689809v2 scaffold17, whole genome shotgun sequence genome includes a region encoding these proteins:
- the LOC137635765 gene encoding drebrin-like, whose product MSYYLLQNYKTGVIAVFGQNPPISLKINEEQEQEEEEQEEEEEQEQEQEQEQEQEQFNNEEEMDTLQESNQISDNSKRENIKIGGTSSDYKLCPDTRKVLIVATNKKRHIENVYRLEKEGEDMNQTDNNRKTLSFKSRSSSSCMPTPPLSPCLSPHVSSFFPSPPALSPPPPPQQQQQQKPPRIIGGKKDEEEREINMTRFHVVSKNEVDENGYMVIEDITLPSTSSSFVPSPTPQQQFILRPFENSANIDNTLNNAFMPYYNR is encoded by the exons ATGTCTTATTATCTGTTGCAGAACTATAAAACCGGAGTTATCGCGG TATTTGGACAAAACCCCCCTATTTCATTAAAAATTaacgaagaacaagaacaagaagaagaagaacaagaagaagaagaagaacaagaacaagaacaagaacaagaacaagaacaagaacaatttAATAACGAAGAAGAAATGGACACACTCCAAGAATCAAATCAGATTTCTGATAATTCAAAGCG ggaaaatataaaaattggtggAACATCAAGTGACTACAAATTATGCCCCGACACAAGAAAAGTATTAATCGTGGCCACAAACAAAAAAAGACACATAGAAAATGTTTACCGATTAGAAAAGGAAGGAGAAG ATATGAATCAAACAGACAATAATCGTAAGACTCTTTCCTTTAAATCGCGTTCCTCTTCTTCGTGTATGCCAACCCCTCCTTTATCCCCTTGCCTTTCCCCCCACGTTTCTTCATTTTTTCCATCGCCACCGGCGctgtcaccaccaccaccaccacaacaacaacaacaacaaaaaccacctAGAATAATTGGAGGGAAGAAAgacgaagaagaaagagaaataaatatgaCAAGGTTCCACGTTGTTTCAAAAAATGAAGTAGACGAAAATGGTTATATGGTTATAGAAGATATAACTCTTCCATCTACATCATCATCCTTCGTTCCCTCACCAACGCCCCAACAACAATTTATACTTCGTCCATTTGAAAATTCTGCGAATATAGATAACACACTAAATAATGCTTTTATGCCATATTATAACAGATAA